The following are encoded in a window of Flavobacterium cupriresistens genomic DNA:
- the pgl gene encoding 6-phosphogluconolactonase has product MIQIFNTIEEINTKAATLFVVSAQKAIQEKGKFTAVLTGGSSPAGLYKLLASPDYKSKIDWSKVYIFWGDERWVPLDDDRSNAKMSFDTLLSHVPIPQENIFPMYKEGVSPGAYAVTYEQSVKDITGPDGKLDLILLGLGDDGHTASLFPGEAVLHEQTKWVDAYRLESQNMHRITLTAPLINKAEQIIVVAFGEKKAPALKEVLHGDYNPTTYPMQLIKPVTGELLFLVDKSAAGTTN; this is encoded by the coding sequence ATGATACAGATTTTTAACACCATAGAAGAGATTAATACTAAAGCAGCAACTCTTTTCGTAGTGTCAGCACAAAAAGCCATACAGGAAAAAGGAAAATTTACCGCCGTACTTACCGGTGGTTCTTCACCTGCCGGTCTTTATAAACTCTTGGCTTCTCCCGATTACAAATCAAAAATTGATTGGAGCAAAGTGTATATTTTTTGGGGTGATGAGCGTTGGGTACCACTTGATGATGACCGCAGTAATGCAAAAATGTCTTTTGATACGCTTTTGAGCCACGTTCCAATTCCTCAGGAGAATATATTTCCGATGTACAAAGAGGGTGTTTCACCTGGAGCGTATGCGGTTACTTATGAGCAATCCGTAAAAGATATTACTGGTCCGGACGGAAAATTGGACCTTATTTTACTTGGGCTTGGTGATGACGGGCACACCGCCTCTCTTTTCCCTGGAGAAGCTGTTTTGCATGAACAAACAAAATGGGTAGATGCTTACCGTTTAGAATCTCAAAACATGCACCGCATTACATTGACCGCTCCTCTGATTAACAAAGCAGAGCAGATTATCGTAGTGGCATTTGGAGAAAAGAAAGCTCCGGCATTAAAAGAAGTGTTACATGGCGATTATAACCCTACTACTTATCCGATGCAACTAATAAAACCTGTTACAGGAGAATTATTGTTTTTGGTAGACAAAAGTGCTGCAGGGACAACTAATTAA
- a CDS encoding T9SS-dependent choice-of-anchor J family protein, with translation MKKKLLVLVFMLISGIASAQFAIWEDDFDDAEASDWTFLDADGDAINWITRTNIQIDGNGVVTDGTFKVLGTYNIDMASGAPLGVEQKNWAIMPAVDLSYYAGNMQLILNAQKAIYDGPDNLYVYVSTTDTDLKSFTQIGVLELTRVSTLDAEFKDYTLDISQFAGKTQVYFAFLNAPNFVVGYEIDKVSITATSLGLKDLQGKKEIALKQNPVENDLQLELNSTLNEEEIALKIYNTAGVLVKESKYNKTGITVGNLSGGVYFLVIEYGDAVEKIKFIKK, from the coding sequence ATGAAGAAAAAATTACTCGTATTGGTTTTTATGCTTATATCCGGAATTGCATCTGCACAGTTTGCAATTTGGGAAGATGATTTTGACGATGCCGAGGCATCAGATTGGACTTTTTTGGATGCTGATGGTGATGCCATAAATTGGATTACGCGAACTAATATTCAGATTGATGGAAATGGTGTCGTAACAGACGGGACTTTCAAAGTACTGGGAACTTATAATATTGATATGGCTTCGGGAGCGCCTCTTGGAGTGGAACAGAAAAACTGGGCCATCATGCCGGCGGTAGATTTATCCTATTATGCAGGAAACATGCAATTAATTTTAAATGCTCAAAAAGCGATTTATGACGGACCTGATAATTTATATGTTTATGTTTCTACAACAGATACTGATCTTAAATCGTTTACTCAGATTGGGGTTTTAGAATTAACAAGAGTATCCACTTTAGATGCAGAATTTAAAGATTATACACTGGACATTTCTCAATTTGCAGGAAAAACTCAAGTGTATTTCGCGTTTTTAAATGCGCCTAATTTTGTAGTAGGTTATGAAATTGATAAAGTTTCAATTACAGCAACATCATTAGGATTGAAAGACTTACAAGGAAAAAAAGAAATTGCATTAAAACAAAATCCTGTTGAGAATGATTTGCAATTAGAGTTGAACAGCACCCTAAATGAAGAAGAAATTGCACTAAAAATATACAATACAGCAGGTGTATTGGTTAAAGAATCGAAATATAATAAAACAGGAATTACTGTCGGTAACTTGTCGGGAGGCGTTTATTTTCTTGTTATTGAATACGGAGATGCAGTCGAAAAAATAAAATTTATCAAAAAATAG
- a CDS encoding RNA polymerase sigma factor: MNTILITRLRDGDDSCFKEIYELYHFKVYCFVKKYAAQPADVEDITQNVFIHIWKYRTKIDPSIPLDSILFKSCKQEISKWYKKQNEIFSMEYEQLVKDLDETDEAEETVSLNLEKIEILLQQIPEKRRKIFTLHKFDEMSYKEIATEMGMSQSAVANQISKTLQYLKKNSIKSHELYWFLLMFINHN; the protein is encoded by the coding sequence ATGAATACTATTTTGATTACCAGATTGCGCGACGGAGACGATTCTTGTTTTAAAGAAATCTATGAGCTATATCACTTCAAAGTGTATTGTTTTGTTAAAAAGTATGCTGCTCAGCCTGCCGATGTAGAGGATATAACACAGAATGTCTTCATTCATATCTGGAAATACCGCACTAAAATAGATCCTTCCATTCCGTTAGACTCGATTTTGTTTAAAAGTTGCAAACAGGAAATTTCAAAATGGTATAAAAAACAGAATGAAATTTTTTCGATGGAGTATGAACAGTTGGTAAAAGATCTGGATGAAACCGATGAAGCAGAGGAGACAGTCTCTTTAAATCTGGAAAAAATAGAAATACTATTGCAGCAGATTCCGGAGAAAAGAAGAAAAATTTTTACCCTGCATAAGTTTGACGAAATGAGTTACAAGGAAATTGCCACCGAAATGGGAATGTCCCAAAGTGCTGTGGCCAACCAGATCTCCAAAACCTTACAGTATCTTAAGAAGAATTCTATAAAGAGCCATGAACTTTATTGGTTTCTTTTAATGTTCATTAACCATAATTAA
- a CDS encoding FecR family protein: MKSYRLREEWDELPQKGLFSEEAKLRMWTNILRATNNRRRRNYQRAIAACAVLFLSIAAYHTFLAFNFSRKPEIITQTFPQDIRLLRLSDGTRVWVNENTQIEYPEHFAANERIVKLKGEAFFEVARDTTRPFIISSGDIKTTVLGTSFNVKAYGKIAEVNVRTGKVKVESTQNAVFLERGYAALFFPKENRVKKHKTTELEPQWKKALLDVDGLTLVAVIEKLKSDHVFKLEYASEDLKQLQIKGTLDTRQGLSEILQTIAFALEVKIKPIGENKFLVSK; encoded by the coding sequence ATGAAATCGTACAGACTACGTGAAGAATGGGATGAGTTGCCACAAAAAGGATTATTTTCGGAAGAGGCAAAACTCAGAATGTGGACTAACATTCTCCGCGCAACAAACAATAGACGCAGACGTAATTACCAAAGAGCAATCGCAGCTTGCGCGGTGCTTTTTCTATCGATTGCCGCTTACCACACTTTTTTGGCATTCAATTTTTCCAGGAAACCCGAAATTATCACACAGACATTTCCTCAGGACATAAGACTATTGCGTCTTTCTGACGGTACCCGTGTTTGGGTAAATGAAAATACTCAGATTGAATATCCCGAACATTTTGCGGCTAATGAACGAATTGTAAAATTAAAAGGAGAAGCTTTTTTTGAAGTAGCGAGAGATACTACGAGGCCTTTTATTATCAGTTCCGGTGATATCAAAACGACGGTTTTAGGAACTTCCTTTAATGTAAAAGCGTACGGAAAAATAGCAGAGGTAAATGTGAGAACCGGAAAGGTAAAAGTAGAAAGTACTCAAAATGCTGTTTTTTTAGAACGAGGATATGCAGCACTATTTTTTCCAAAAGAGAACAGAGTTAAAAAACACAAAACTACTGAGTTGGAACCACAATGGAAAAAAGCACTGCTTGATGTTGATGGCCTAACGCTCGTTGCTGTTATCGAGAAACTTAAATCTGATCATGTCTTTAAATTGGAATACGCCAGCGAAGACCTGAAACAACTTCAAATAAAAGGAACACTTGATACCAGACAAGGTCTTTCCGAAATACTACAAACAATTGCATTTGCTCTTGAAGTTAAAATCAAACCCATCGGGGAGAATAAATTTTTAGTAAGCAAATAA
- a CDS encoding S41 family peptidase encodes MKKYHFTLRFFVLVFSLMISCQSDPVPVTYEEGTNQYVNDWMYEQMKKYYLWNESLPKNTDKSLNPKEYFGRLLSTEDRFSYATNVMLPETAPKSIRISYGFDISFIEYESQVYGVVLYVLSDSPAERSGLKRGQLIKAINGVAVNNQNLERLYADILNSERINLKLTSYSSQSGFSTAKEMEIIRGFTFSQSVIHKVISNNNQKTGYIAIAHFDSGLAATLLSVFKEFKKESVTKVIVDLRYNGGGDVSSATALSILLAPNIKPDDLFIKFKGNKNGGFVNKSFKEALEMNETQIGFESLRTAHPLLIQELYVLCGTHTASASEIIINNLKPFMPVISIGEKTVGKDVAGFAIEDERPSSGNKGWVLYPVIYKLFNANDEGNYTKGINPVVALDELQEMEIFPLGDPREILINRALNGVVNAKQNKSSAVKRLSLKTIYKDTDPFLQINLK; translated from the coding sequence ATGAAAAAATATCATTTTACTTTACGTTTTTTCGTCCTTGTTTTTTCTTTGATGATTTCCTGTCAAAGTGATCCCGTTCCGGTTACTTACGAAGAAGGAACTAATCAATATGTAAATGACTGGATGTATGAACAAATGAAAAAGTATTATTTATGGAACGAAAGTCTGCCTAAAAACACAGATAAGTCGCTAAATCCAAAAGAATATTTTGGGAGACTATTAAGTACGGAGGATCGATTTTCTTATGCAACAAATGTGATGTTGCCGGAAACAGCTCCTAAAAGCATTAGAATCTCCTACGGATTTGATATTTCTTTTATTGAATATGAATCACAAGTTTATGGTGTTGTTTTATATGTACTTTCCGATTCGCCTGCAGAACGATCAGGTCTTAAAAGAGGTCAATTGATAAAAGCAATAAACGGGGTTGCGGTAAACAATCAAAATTTGGAACGTTTGTATGCCGATATACTCAATTCTGAACGTATAAATTTGAAACTTACATCATATTCCTCGCAGTCCGGATTTTCAACTGCAAAAGAAATGGAGATAATTCGGGGGTTTACTTTTTCTCAGTCTGTAATTCATAAAGTTATTTCAAATAATAATCAAAAAACAGGGTACATCGCCATCGCTCATTTTGATAGCGGACTTGCAGCGACATTGTTGTCCGTCTTTAAGGAGTTTAAAAAGGAATCAGTCACCAAAGTGATCGTCGATTTGAGATATAATGGAGGTGGAGACGTCTCATCGGCAACAGCATTAAGTATTCTTTTGGCTCCAAACATTAAACCGGATGATTTGTTTATAAAATTTAAAGGAAATAAAAACGGAGGTTTTGTAAATAAGTCCTTTAAAGAAGCATTGGAAATGAACGAAACTCAAATTGGTTTTGAATCCTTAAGAACTGCACACCCATTATTAATTCAGGAGCTGTATGTGTTATGTGGAACGCATACCGCATCGGCTTCTGAAATAATTATCAATAATTTAAAGCCGTTTATGCCCGTAATTTCGATAGGCGAAAAGACCGTAGGAAAAGATGTAGCAGGTTTTGCTATAGAAGATGAAAGACCTTCTTCAGGTAACAAGGGATGGGTTTTATATCCCGTGATTTATAAGTTATTTAATGCCAACGACGAAGGCAATTATACCAAAGGAATAAACCCCGTTGTTGCGCTAGACGAACTACAGGAAATGGAAATTTTTCCCTTAGGAGATCCCAGAGAAATTTTAATCAATAGAGCTTTGAATGGGGTAGTGAACGCTAAACAAAATAAAAGCTCAGCTGTAAAAAGACTATCCTTAAAAACAATTTACAAGGATACAGATCCTTTCTTACAGATTAATTTGAAATAA
- the zwf gene encoding glucose-6-phosphate dehydrogenase translates to MSTVKNINPTIIVIFGASGDLAKRKLFPAFQNLYLDGRMDEKFQIIALGRAEKTNEEFRSYVLENLEKFSRKSGLSLEDTQKFISHITYLRHDIDKEESYQELDSKLNAIDESFGLRANRLFYLSIAPSFITTISSNIKKIGLAANAKQDRIIIEKPFGYDKTSAIELNEMLSETFKEEQIYRIDHYLGKETVQNILAFRFGNSMFEPLWSRNFIDFVQITVAEEVGVEDRGGFYEGVGALKDMIQNHLLQILCMTAMEAPASLDADDIRSRKADVLRSIRRIKPNEVDHYTVRGQYDAGFIQGNPVPEYRKDKGVAPDSNTETYVAMKIYLDNWRWQGVPFYLRTGKRMQEKQSSIVIQFKPVPHSSFSYGNEGMTPNRLIINIQPSMDIKLQFMTKKPGLSLSLRPAEMVFDYFQCSTMSPEAYETLLADALAGDPTLFMRWDQVEQAWDAIDTIQEFWKNNAPANFPNYKAGSWGPEAADELLARQGHAWVSNTTTTVKEEI, encoded by the coding sequence ATGAGTACTGTTAAAAATATAAACCCAACAATCATTGTTATTTTTGGAGCCTCAGGTGATTTAGCTAAAAGAAAGCTTTTCCCTGCCTTTCAAAATCTATATCTCGATGGTCGTATGGATGAAAAATTTCAGATTATAGCACTGGGAAGAGCCGAAAAAACCAATGAGGAGTTTCGCAGTTATGTTTTGGAAAATTTAGAGAAATTTTCGAGAAAATCAGGGCTTTCCCTTGAAGATACTCAGAAATTCATTTCGCATATTACCTATCTCAGACACGACATTGACAAAGAAGAATCCTATCAGGAATTAGATTCCAAGTTAAATGCCATCGATGAGTCTTTTGGTCTGCGAGCCAATCGTCTTTTTTACCTGTCTATAGCCCCTTCTTTCATTACCACTATCTCGAGTAATATCAAGAAAATAGGTCTTGCTGCGAATGCCAAACAAGATCGTATTATTATCGAAAAACCATTCGGATACGATAAGACTTCGGCGATTGAACTTAACGAGATGCTTTCTGAAACTTTCAAGGAAGAACAGATTTACCGTATTGATCATTATTTAGGGAAAGAAACCGTTCAAAATATCCTTGCTTTCCGTTTTGGAAATTCTATGTTTGAACCCTTATGGAGCCGTAATTTTATTGATTTTGTCCAAATTACTGTGGCAGAAGAAGTAGGAGTTGAAGATCGTGGCGGATTCTATGAAGGAGTTGGAGCCTTAAAGGACATGATCCAAAATCACCTGCTTCAAATTTTGTGCATGACTGCCATGGAAGCTCCCGCTTCTTTAGATGCAGATGATATCAGAAGTCGCAAAGCAGATGTGTTGCGTTCTATCCGTCGTATAAAACCAAATGAGGTCGATCATTATACCGTAAGAGGTCAATACGATGCAGGATTTATACAAGGAAATCCCGTTCCAGAATACCGTAAGGACAAAGGAGTCGCACCGGATTCTAATACTGAAACCTATGTTGCGATGAAAATTTATCTCGATAACTGGAGATGGCAAGGCGTTCCTTTTTACCTGCGCACCGGAAAAAGAATGCAGGAAAAACAGTCCTCGATCGTGATTCAGTTCAAACCGGTACCGCATTCCTCCTTTTCTTATGGCAATGAAGGAATGACGCCTAACCGATTGATCATAAACATTCAGCCCTCTATGGACATCAAGCTGCAGTTTATGACTAAAAAACCGGGACTTTCGCTTTCTTTGCGACCTGCAGAAATGGTTTTTGACTATTTTCAATGTTCTACAATGTCACCGGAAGCTTATGAAACCTTGCTTGCAGATGCTTTAGCAGGAGATCCTACCCTATTTATGCGTTGGGATCAGGTAGAACAGGCCTGGGATGCAATCGACACCATTCAGGAATTCTGGAAAAACAATGCCCCTGCCAATTTCCCTAATTACAAAGCCGGAAGCTGGGGACCTGAAGCCGCAGACGAATTACTTGCACGTCAGGGACATGCCTGGGTTTCTAACACAACAACTACCGTAAAAGAAGAAATTTAA
- a CDS encoding TonB-dependent receptor domain-containing protein — protein sequence MSYFFRQFPIAIQMLFFSLFLSTTATFAQSGTVSVDFKNASPKEIFENLESRTPYRFIYQKDIDFSKPLINLKKENVTIDEVLKELELLTNLNFRRNNTNIAVNKRIASTKKVGGISGKIVDKNGLALPGASVKVIETANAIVSDFDGNYSFALEEGSYTLEVSYVSFQNQKITDIKVGDAAEIVLNVVLKDDAESLDEVVITQTYQKATASTEGMLLQQKKAAQFSDGISAEQIARTPDKDVGSTLKRITGVTTIDDKYVVVRSMGERWNQAVMDGVNLPSTDPNVQQFNFDIIPTAMVESVVVSKNATPDMNANFAGGYVEVKTKDIPKKNFMSFTVGSSYNSRSTFKDRLSKQEGSNDYIGFDDGTRDYPSGLVNIALPTTEATSGPFLEQSKKFTEDNFTTYKTYAAPGTSLQFALGQVYELKDNNKLGFVGSVIFKNTQDQLQIDHTERGTYMTNSEFTPEQEEGYSTFKRYGFKNSGASYNFNSTLGGMLNAGIQLGKHKIAIRNTYMHMYDNQLTQITGWNFYAGNVEGIVKGTYLPFTKETDYPVYQTFIQNKIEGNHRFENFEINWFGAFASTSKDTKDATFLTSYRRKVGSDVQLYQQIYNADPDAFKRSNFTNNEKDYNVGINFNYAFDLGESVKNNVKAGYFGTYKIATNQQESSALNVVGQGTETAIVDFPLSQLLDGSYYRWGGYGWNRITTYGNEYEGDVKIHSPFLMLDNKFSQYIRLVWGLRAESYVYTQIASQSDNSAGFETTQKDEDVWQYLPSANLTISPTNKMNIRLGYTKSVLRPQFAERINMPYYDPIRDAKVLNYTGGIVSTLVDNFDFKAEWFPSQGEILSFGVYHKNIKNPIEGVTQIGNDGGSRTIFNMNSDSAKLFGVEFEIYKNLSFLGEGDLLKKIFLCGNAAFNDTKVTGYVNIDGTGGLYEANRPLYGQAPYNYNLGLDYVGERSGFSIRHNAIGDQYILVGFDYQAEEIRMPYAVTDAQVSYKFFKERNLEIKLGIKNLFDTAIETYNNANSYSKDVDYDYGSNPRDQKALGAGATDKYDPYIDRKMFKAWSGRSFNFSMNYSF from the coding sequence ATGAGCTATTTTTTCAGGCAATTTCCGATTGCCATACAAATGCTGTTTTTTAGCCTATTCCTCAGTACAACCGCCACCTTTGCACAATCTGGAACCGTGTCGGTAGATTTTAAAAATGCTTCACCAAAAGAAATTTTTGAAAATTTAGAATCCCGAACTCCTTATCGCTTTATTTATCAAAAAGATATAGATTTTAGTAAACCATTGATCAATCTTAAAAAAGAGAATGTAACGATTGATGAAGTATTAAAAGAATTAGAGCTGCTTACTAATCTTAATTTTAGAAGAAACAATACCAATATTGCTGTCAATAAAAGGATCGCATCGACAAAAAAAGTAGGAGGTATTTCCGGAAAAATTGTCGACAAAAATGGCTTGGCTTTGCCGGGAGCCTCAGTGAAAGTCATAGAAACCGCAAATGCAATTGTTTCTGATTTTGACGGAAATTATTCTTTTGCACTGGAAGAGGGTTCTTATACCTTGGAAGTGAGTTATGTTTCCTTTCAAAACCAGAAAATTACAGATATAAAAGTGGGAGATGCAGCTGAAATAGTTTTGAATGTAGTCTTAAAAGACGATGCGGAATCATTGGATGAAGTGGTAATCACCCAAACCTATCAAAAAGCGACCGCTTCTACGGAAGGAATGCTGCTTCAGCAAAAGAAAGCCGCTCAGTTTTCTGATGGAATTTCTGCCGAACAAATTGCCAGAACACCGGATAAGGATGTCGGAAGTACCCTAAAACGTATTACAGGAGTAACCACAATTGATGATAAATATGTGGTCGTACGTTCGATGGGAGAACGTTGGAATCAAGCGGTAATGGACGGGGTTAATTTGCCAAGTACTGATCCGAATGTACAACAGTTTAATTTTGATATTATTCCCACGGCAATGGTAGAAAGTGTTGTAGTCAGTAAAAATGCAACTCCGGATATGAATGCCAATTTTGCCGGAGGGTATGTAGAAGTAAAAACAAAAGATATTCCGAAGAAAAATTTTATGTCCTTTACCGTCGGAAGTTCTTATAATAGCCGTAGTACGTTTAAAGATCGTCTGAGCAAACAAGAAGGTTCAAATGATTATATCGGGTTTGATGATGGGACCAGAGACTATCCTTCCGGTTTAGTAAATATTGCTTTGCCTACCACGGAGGCGACATCAGGGCCTTTTTTAGAGCAATCGAAAAAATTTACGGAGGATAATTTTACTACTTATAAAACCTATGCCGCTCCCGGAACTTCGTTGCAGTTTGCTTTGGGGCAGGTATATGAGTTAAAAGACAATAATAAACTTGGTTTTGTAGGTTCTGTTATTTTCAAAAACACACAAGATCAGTTGCAAATTGACCACACCGAAAGAGGTACCTATATGACCAACTCGGAGTTTACACCGGAACAGGAAGAAGGTTATTCGACTTTTAAAAGATATGGATTTAAAAACTCGGGTGCTTCCTATAATTTCAATTCAACTTTAGGCGGAATGTTGAATGCGGGTATTCAGCTAGGAAAGCATAAAATTGCCATTCGCAATACCTACATGCACATGTACGACAACCAACTGACTCAAATTACAGGTTGGAATTTCTACGCAGGAAACGTCGAAGGAATTGTAAAAGGAACTTATTTGCCTTTTACCAAAGAAACTGATTATCCGGTTTACCAGACTTTCATTCAAAATAAAATAGAAGGAAATCATCGTTTTGAGAATTTTGAGATCAATTGGTTTGGGGCTTTTGCGAGTACTTCAAAAGATACTAAAGACGCTACTTTTTTAACCAGTTACAGAAGAAAAGTGGGAAGTGATGTTCAGTTGTATCAACAAATTTATAATGCTGATCCGGATGCTTTTAAAAGATCCAATTTTACAAACAACGAGAAAGATTATAATGTAGGAATTAATTTTAATTATGCTTTTGATTTAGGAGAATCGGTCAAAAACAACGTAAAAGCAGGATATTTCGGGACTTACAAAATTGCAACCAACCAACAGGAATCATCGGCTCTGAATGTTGTCGGGCAAGGAACAGAAACAGCTATTGTTGATTTTCCTCTTTCGCAATTGCTGGACGGTTCTTATTATCGCTGGGGTGGTTATGGCTGGAACAGGATTACGACTTACGGTAATGAATATGAGGGAGATGTCAAAATTCATTCTCCTTTTTTAATGCTCGATAATAAATTTTCGCAGTACATCAGACTGGTTTGGGGATTGCGTGCCGAAAGTTATGTTTACACCCAAATCGCCAGTCAGTCAGACAATTCGGCTGGTTTTGAAACAACGCAAAAAGATGAGGATGTGTGGCAATACCTTCCTTCTGCGAATTTGACCATTAGCCCTACCAACAAAATGAATATCAGACTGGGGTACACCAAATCGGTCTTGCGACCACAGTTTGCAGAGCGAATCAATATGCCTTATTACGACCCAATACGCGATGCAAAAGTGCTGAATTATACAGGTGGAATTGTCTCTACTCTGGTTGATAATTTTGATTTTAAAGCGGAATGGTTTCCTTCTCAGGGTGAAATTCTGTCTTTTGGAGTATATCATAAAAACATCAAAAATCCAATTGAAGGAGTGACCCAGATTGGTAATGACGGAGGTTCGCGTACCATCTTTAATATGAACTCAGACAGTGCCAAACTATTTGGAGTAGAATTTGAAATTTATAAAAACCTCTCTTTTTTGGGTGAAGGGGATCTTTTGAAAAAAATCTTCCTATGTGGAAATGCCGCTTTTAATGATACAAAAGTAACCGGATATGTAAACATTGACGGTACAGGCGGACTTTATGAAGCCAATCGTCCTTTATACGGACAGGCTCCTTACAATTACAATTTAGGATTGGATTATGTAGGAGAACGTTCAGGATTCAGTATCAGACACAATGCTATTGGGGATCAGTACATTCTGGTTGGTTTTGATTATCAGGCCGAAGAGATCCGTATGCCGTATGCCGTTACCGATGCTCAGGTAAGTTATAAGTTTTTTAAAGAACGAAATTTAGAAATAAAACTAGGAATCAAGAATCTTTTTGATACCGCTATCGAGACGTATAATAATGCCAATAGTTACTCAAAAGATGTGGATTACGATTATGGTTCAAATCCAAGGGATCAGAAGGCACTTGGGGCAGGAGCAACCGATAAATACGATCCGTACATAGACCGAAAAATGTTTAAAGCCTGGAGTGGCAGAAGCTTTAATTTCTCTATGAATTATTCTTTTTAG
- the gndA gene encoding NADP-dependent phosphogluconate dehydrogenase: MNTFDFGIVGLGVMGRNLLLNIASQKFAAAGLDLDAEKVNSLQQEADAEHTLEATTDVKHFVELIKRPRAIMLLVPAGKPVDSAIQSLLPHLDEGDILIDGGNTYFTDTDRRFLELSAKGIHFFGMGISGGEKGARFGPSMMPGGDKKAYERLRPIFEAIAAKVDGEPCVEYLGNGSAGNYVKMVHNGIEYGIMQLISEIYDLMKRGYNLDEDTIQKTFEEWNESDLKSFLIEITAQILKKTEPDGSRLINQISDWAKSKGTGKWTSQNAMDLQVPVPTIDAAVFMRDMSKSKPERIEAATKLIWENAKTTVDTTEAIASLKSALYFSTLITYAQGLAMLKTASKEYNYDLNLETVTKIWRGGCIIRAEVLEDFRKAFAQNTDLPNILLDSNIAAKLNESQKGIRTIIQFAVQNGLPTAGLMNSLAYFDSYRSENLPTNLIQAQRDYFGAHTYERIDAPGIFHTQWND; this comes from the coding sequence ATGAACACATTTGATTTTGGCATTGTTGGGCTCGGCGTAATGGGCCGTAACCTACTTTTAAACATTGCCAGCCAAAAATTCGCCGCAGCGGGCTTAGATTTAGATGCCGAAAAAGTAAATTCACTTCAGCAAGAAGCCGATGCGGAGCATACCCTCGAAGCAACAACAGACGTTAAGCATTTTGTGGAACTTATCAAACGTCCAAGAGCCATTATGCTTTTGGTACCAGCCGGTAAGCCTGTCGATAGCGCCATCCAAAGCCTTTTACCTCACCTTGATGAAGGAGACATTCTGATTGATGGTGGTAATACATACTTCACCGACACAGACCGAAGATTCCTTGAATTATCTGCAAAAGGAATTCATTTCTTTGGTATGGGAATTTCGGGAGGAGAAAAAGGAGCGAGATTTGGTCCTAGTATGATGCCTGGAGGAGATAAAAAAGCGTACGAAAGACTTCGTCCGATTTTTGAAGCTATTGCAGCAAAAGTCGATGGAGAACCTTGCGTGGAATATCTGGGGAACGGATCAGCGGGTAATTATGTAAAAATGGTTCATAATGGAATCGAATACGGAATTATGCAGCTTATTTCAGAAATTTATGATCTGATGAAGCGTGGTTATAATCTCGATGAAGATACTATTCAAAAAACGTTTGAAGAATGGAACGAGAGCGATCTTAAATCATTCTTAATCGAAATAACAGCACAGATCCTTAAAAAAACAGAACCGGATGGTTCAAGGTTAATCAATCAAATATCGGATTGGGCAAAGTCTAAAGGAACCGGAAAATGGACATCACAAAATGCGATGGATCTGCAAGTACCTGTCCCTACTATTGATGCTGCAGTGTTTATGCGTGATATGTCTAAAAGCAAACCCGAGAGAATTGAGGCAGCAACAAAATTAATCTGGGAAAATGCAAAAACAACTGTGGACACAACGGAAGCGATTGCGTCGTTAAAATCAGCTTTGTATTTTTCTACCCTGATTACCTATGCGCAAGGACTGGCCATGTTAAAAACGGCTTCAAAAGAATACAATTACGACTTAAACTTAGAGACCGTAACAAAAATATGGCGTGGTGGTTGTATCATTCGTGCAGAAGTACTGGAAGATTTCAGAAAAGCATTCGCACAAAATACCGATTTACCCAACATACTTTTAGATTCGAATATAGCAGCAAAACTGAATGAAAGTCAGAAAGGTATCAGAACCATTATTCAATTTGCCGTGCAAAATGGTTTACCAACTGCCGGACTAATGAATTCATTGGCTTATTTTGATTCTTACAGGTCAGAAAATCTTCCAACCAACCTAATACAGGCTCAGCGCGATTATTTTGGAGCGCATACTTATGAACGTATTGATGCTCCGGGCATCTTTCATACCCAATGGAATGATTAA